Proteins encoded within one genomic window of Oncorhynchus masou masou isolate Uvic2021 chromosome 1, UVic_Omas_1.1, whole genome shotgun sequence:
- the LOC135542679 gene encoding alpha-ketoglutarate dehydrogenase component 4-like isoform X1, whose product MGGKVSSTMAAVGRVVQVRLSNLDIYRYATTLVTQAVKPHAPLMKFPSREGVPRLSVQETLKTLAVGSPSSPPVVAPPLLSSPPRHVTLLSGTPDSVATVKELPQRYRRRALETDEMDYIQRGGPE is encoded by the exons ATGGGTGGCAAAGTCAGTAGCACAATGGCTGCAGTTGGACGGGTGGTACAGGTACGCTTGTCAAACTTGGATATTTATCGCTATGCAACAACACTTGTAACTCAA GCTGTGAAACCTCATGCTCCGCTAATGAAGTTTCCCAGCAGAGAGGGGGTCCCCAGGCTGAGTG TCCAAGAGACTCTTAAAACATTAGCAGTCGGCTCTCCTAGTTCACCTCCAGTTGTAGCACCGCCGCTGTTATCGAGCccccccagacatgtcactcTACTCTCTGGAACCCCAGACAGTGTGGCCACAGTGAAGGAACTCCCCCAGAGATACCGCAGGAGGGCATTGGAAACAGACGAGATGGACTATATTCAG CGTGGTGGACCAGAGTGA
- the LOC135542679 gene encoding alpha-ketoglutarate dehydrogenase component 4-like isoform X2, with protein MGGKVSSTMAAVGRVVQAVKPHAPLMKFPSREGVPRLSVQETLKTLAVGSPSSPPVVAPPLLSSPPRHVTLLSGTPDSVATVKELPQRYRRRALETDEMDYIQRGGPE; from the exons ATGGGTGGCAAAGTCAGTAGCACAATGGCTGCAGTTGGACGGGTGGTACAG GCTGTGAAACCTCATGCTCCGCTAATGAAGTTTCCCAGCAGAGAGGGGGTCCCCAGGCTGAGTG TCCAAGAGACTCTTAAAACATTAGCAGTCGGCTCTCCTAGTTCACCTCCAGTTGTAGCACCGCCGCTGTTATCGAGCccccccagacatgtcactcTACTCTCTGGAACCCCAGACAGTGTGGCCACAGTGAAGGAACTCCCCCAGAGATACCGCAGGAGGGCATTGGAAACAGACGAGATGGACTATATTCAG CGTGGTGGACCAGAGTGA